A region from the Stutzerimonas stutzeri genome encodes:
- a CDS encoding crotonase/enoyl-CoA hydratase family protein → MTEYQAFRVELKDKIAHVAINRPDKVNAMNAAFWSEIVDIFQWIDDTDEVRVVILSGEGRHFSAGIDLQLLAQAASQMGSDVGRNAERLRRQILKLQASFNAVDNCRKPVIAAIQGYCIGGAIDLIAACDMRYSTFDAQFSIKEIDMGMAADVGTLQRLPRIIGDGMMRELAYTGRTVEGQEAQSIGLVNRAYEDLPALMSAVGALAADIAAKSPVAIRGTKEMIRYMRDHRVDDGLEYIATWNAAMLQSADLKVAMAAHMSKQKPDFAD, encoded by the coding sequence GTGACTGAATACCAAGCCTTCCGTGTGGAGTTGAAGGACAAGATCGCCCATGTAGCGATCAACCGGCCTGACAAGGTCAACGCCATGAACGCCGCGTTCTGGAGTGAAATAGTCGATATCTTTCAATGGATCGACGATACGGACGAGGTTCGGGTGGTGATCCTGTCCGGCGAAGGCAGGCATTTTTCGGCTGGCATCGATCTCCAGTTGTTGGCGCAGGCGGCCAGTCAGATGGGCAGCGACGTCGGTCGTAACGCCGAGCGCCTGCGCCGACAGATTCTCAAGCTGCAAGCATCGTTCAATGCGGTGGATAACTGCCGCAAGCCCGTGATCGCTGCGATCCAGGGCTATTGCATTGGCGGTGCGATCGATCTGATCGCAGCCTGCGATATGCGCTACAGCACGTTCGACGCGCAATTCTCCATCAAGGAAATCGACATGGGCATGGCCGCCGATGTCGGTACGCTGCAGCGGCTGCCGCGGATTATCGGTGACGGAATGATGCGCGAGCTCGCCTATACCGGGCGCACCGTCGAGGGACAGGAGGCGCAGTCCATAGGGCTGGTCAATCGTGCATACGAAGACCTGCCGGCCCTGATGAGCGCGGTCGGTGCCTTGGCCGCCGATATCGCGGCCAAATCGCCAGTAGCCATACGCGGCACCAAAGAGATGATTCGCTACATGCGAGACCACCGGGTCGACGATGGCCTCGAATACATTGCCACCTGGAACGCGGCGATGCTTCAGTCCGCGGACCTCAAGGTCGCCATGGCTGCCCACATGAGCAAACAGAAACCGGACTTCGCCGACTGA
- a CDS encoding Orn/Lys/Arg decarboxylase N-terminal domain-containing protein, producing MYKDLKFPILIVHRDIKADTVAGERVREIAAELERDGFHILPTGSAAEGRIVASTHHGLACILVAAEGAGENQRLLQDVVGLIRVARRRAPQLPIFALGEQITIENAPAEAMADLNELRGLLYLFEDTVPFLARQVARAARAYLDGLLPPFFRALVQHTGDSNYSWHTPGHGGGVAFRKSPVGQAFHQFFGENTLRSDLSVSVPELGSLLDHTGPLAAAEARAARNFGADHTFFVINGTSTANKIVWHSMVARDDLVLVDRNCHKSILHSIIMTGAIPLYLTPSRNELGIIGPIPLEEFSPESIQAKIDANPLARGRLPRVKLAVVTNSTYDGLCYNANLIKRTLGNSVDVLHFDEAWYAYAAFHEFYDGRYGMDTREQGPLVFTTHSTHKVLAAFSQASMIHVLDSQQRQLDRDRFNEAFMMHISTSPQYGILASLDVASAMMEGPAGRSLIQETFDEALSFRRALANLRQHLAADDWWFSIWQPHAVDGADELVTTDWLLEPEADWHGFGEVANDYVLLDPIKVTLVTPGLTAGGKLSERGIPAAVVSKFLWERGLVVEKTGLYSILVLFSMGITKGKWSTLLTELLEFKRHYDNNLSLCDALPSIMQAGGSQYVGMGLRDLCDSLHDCYRENATAKAMRRMYTALPLLAMKPADAYDKLVRGEVEAVPIDALEGRIAAVMLVPYPPGIPLIMPGERFTAETRSILDYLDFAQRFAERFPGFDADVHGLQREDHPDGTRYTVDCILEM from the coding sequence GCTGGCGAGCGAGTCCGTGAAATCGCTGCGGAGCTCGAACGGGACGGCTTTCATATCCTCCCGACCGGCAGCGCTGCCGAAGGCCGCATCGTCGCGTCCACGCATCATGGGTTGGCCTGCATTCTGGTCGCGGCCGAGGGGGCCGGGGAAAATCAGCGGCTGCTGCAGGACGTCGTCGGCCTGATTCGTGTCGCTCGACGTCGCGCGCCCCAGTTACCGATCTTTGCCCTGGGTGAGCAGATCACCATCGAGAACGCGCCCGCCGAGGCGATGGCGGATCTGAACGAGCTGCGCGGTTTGCTCTATCTGTTCGAAGACACCGTTCCCTTTCTTGCGCGGCAAGTGGCGCGGGCTGCGCGCGCCTATCTGGACGGCTTGCTGCCGCCGTTTTTCCGCGCGCTGGTGCAGCACACCGGTGACTCCAACTATTCCTGGCATACGCCAGGCCACGGTGGCGGTGTCGCCTTTCGTAAAAGCCCGGTCGGGCAAGCCTTTCATCAGTTTTTCGGCGAAAACACGCTGCGTTCCGATCTGTCGGTCTCGGTACCTGAGCTCGGCTCGCTACTCGATCATACCGGCCCGCTGGCGGCAGCCGAGGCGCGTGCGGCGCGCAACTTCGGTGCGGACCACACGTTCTTCGTGATCAATGGCACCTCGACGGCGAACAAGATCGTCTGGCATTCGATGGTGGCGCGGGACGATCTGGTGCTGGTAGACCGCAACTGCCACAAGTCGATATTGCATTCGATCATCATGACCGGGGCGATACCGCTCTACCTCACCCCGTCACGCAATGAACTGGGGATCATCGGGCCGATCCCACTCGAAGAGTTTTCTCCCGAGTCGATCCAGGCCAAGATCGACGCGAATCCGCTGGCGCGCGGACGATTGCCGCGGGTCAAGCTGGCTGTCGTCACCAACTCCACCTATGACGGCCTCTGCTATAACGCCAACCTGATCAAGCGGACACTGGGCAACAGCGTCGATGTGCTGCACTTCGACGAGGCATGGTACGCATACGCCGCGTTTCATGAGTTCTATGACGGGCGCTATGGCATGGATACGCGCGAACAGGGGCCTCTGGTATTCACCACCCATTCGACGCACAAGGTACTTGCGGCCTTCAGTCAGGCATCGATGATCCACGTACTCGACAGTCAGCAGCGGCAACTGGATCGTGATCGCTTCAACGAAGCCTTCATGATGCATATCTCGACGTCCCCGCAGTACGGGATTCTCGCATCGCTCGATGTCGCCTCGGCGATGATGGAAGGTCCCGCCGGGCGATCGCTGATCCAGGAGACCTTCGACGAAGCGCTGAGCTTTCGCCGTGCGCTGGCCAATCTTCGGCAACATCTGGCGGCTGATGACTGGTGGTTCAGCATTTGGCAGCCGCATGCGGTGGACGGCGCGGATGAGCTGGTCACGACCGATTGGCTGCTCGAGCCGGAAGCCGATTGGCATGGCTTCGGCGAAGTCGCGAACGATTATGTGCTGCTCGATCCGATCAAGGTCACCCTGGTCACGCCCGGACTCACGGCTGGCGGCAAGTTGAGCGAGCGGGGCATCCCTGCTGCAGTAGTCAGCAAATTCCTGTGGGAGCGGGGCTTGGTGGTGGAAAAGACCGGGCTTTATTCGATCCTGGTGCTGTTCTCGATGGGCATCACCAAGGGCAAATGGAGCACGCTGCTGACGGAACTGCTGGAGTTCAAGCGTCATTACGACAACAACCTTTCGCTCTGCGATGCCCTGCCGAGCATCATGCAGGCCGGAGGCAGTCAGTACGTTGGCATGGGGCTGCGGGATCTGTGTGATTCGCTGCACGACTGCTACCGCGAGAACGCCACGGCGAAGGCCATGCGACGCATGTATACCGCGTTGCCGCTACTGGCGATGAAGCCGGCGGATGCCTACGACAAGCTGGTTCGAGGTGAGGTCGAAGCAGTGCCCATCGATGCCCTCGAGGGCCGTATCGCCGCCGTCATGCTGGTGCCATACCCGCCAGGCATTCCGCTGATCATGCCGGGGGAGCGCTTCACCGCCGAGACGCGATCGATCCTCGACTATCTGGATTTCGCCCAGCGTTTCGCCGAGCGTTTCCCTGGCTTCGATGCCGACGTGCACGGGCTGCAGCGCGAAGATCATCCGGACGGCACGCGCTATACCGTCGACTGCATACTCGAGATGTGA